One Lacticaseibacillus rhamnosus genomic window carries:
- a CDS encoding PD-(D/E)XK nuclease family protein, with amino-acid sequence MGLQFILGDATTDHTQTMAAMIHEKLTADSQNRIFLLVPNHIKFEAEIDLLKRLRQLQQGNSETYVQSRVQVLSFSRLAWFYLKNTPLYQQPRLDQASNTMLVAKILAERQADLTIYAGEAQHTGFVTQLAGQLSELMIGRITAEDLANTVAALTPGDRHRAKLRDLGIILDQYEAEIGPYATTASLLSGLQQAMRTHDLTHTFIYLNHFNVFSASESALVETMLETAAEVTIGLVLDRPYPTAPPVAPNLFLPAGRLYHRLYQKAKTMRIPIRLDRFAQPRHLSLGMRQVASWWQANTNIEPQPAPTANVADHVHLATATDPYQELRHVAQSIYQAVRNGARYRDFVIIARRLDPYATIIPAIFAEFQIPQFTDLQRPMKDHPLVVLIESLFAIQDHDYQYQDIMRLLHTELLLPQGMAVADFRDAVDTLDNHLVRTGIAGKRRWTQTEPWRYFQRNPAADETEMDPEADKTAQINAIKTLVAQTVPALLKQWQAAKTGLEAARSLYHWLTKIGVVDQLNAWREAASAAGELARSRAHEQAWTTFTALLDDYVTILGNAKFNREQFHELLAAGFASATYTQIPATLDAVVISETGLVRLAKAKHVFVIGATSTAMPDVPNDDGVLNSEERQLLAAQLPDDRFLPEQGPTTTLGDPFINYLGFMAASETLTLSYPMQNPQENSENQASPYFQQLKRALHLVPETWAPVTLATTVKSVLGSPRAMLSDFIRAAGDAQQQKQPLSLAWQSVLSALKQTDLANLAQRLAGSLTYQNDPGRLDPQLAVQLYGRDMNVSVSRLETYYLNHFEYFLKYGLLLQPRPEFELSPADTGSLFHAVLDRYLTQLRDQQQNLADVEPAAIMAAVPPMVAEIAKQPGYEILGSTYRMTYLTKRLSRLLIQVLLNMRQQQQRSGFRPVRTELQFGRIGDTKGLPGLSWPLPHGGRVNVHGKIDRLDIYREPDARRFIIVDYKSGQRRFDDSDAYYGIALQMLTYIEAMTNVTAEPPFVPAGALYFHLQDPKLKYTPELEPALERLKAFKYLGFLVAEHGDELAAVDRTISPESGGRSEIAPLGFKKDGSFNQNQSNVLTPEALRAYLAHNQALIIDAATQILAGDIALEPFQYGQSSTIVSRSDYQSIMLFDPATGFDHYHHVPKLKRKDVIGRLTADPTQIPHSEKEHPQS; translated from the coding sequence ATGGGGTTGCAGTTTATTCTCGGTGATGCAACGACGGATCATACCCAAACCATGGCGGCTATGATTCATGAAAAGCTTACCGCTGATTCCCAAAACCGGATTTTTTTACTGGTACCGAACCATATTAAATTTGAAGCAGAAATTGATCTTCTCAAACGCTTGCGCCAATTGCAACAGGGGAACTCGGAGACTTACGTGCAAAGTCGCGTTCAGGTCTTATCCTTTTCCCGGCTGGCCTGGTTTTATTTGAAGAACACGCCGCTTTATCAGCAACCACGGCTGGATCAAGCTAGCAATACGATGCTGGTTGCCAAAATTCTTGCAGAACGGCAAGCGGACTTAACCATTTATGCCGGAGAAGCTCAGCACACTGGGTTTGTCACACAGCTTGCTGGCCAATTGAGTGAACTCATGATTGGCCGGATTACCGCCGAAGACTTAGCCAATACCGTTGCGGCTCTGACACCAGGCGATCGGCACCGGGCTAAGTTGCGTGATTTAGGCATTATTCTTGATCAATATGAAGCAGAAATCGGTCCTTATGCGACAACCGCCAGTCTGCTAAGTGGGCTGCAGCAAGCCATGCGTACCCATGATCTCACCCACACGTTTATCTATCTCAACCATTTTAACGTATTTTCTGCTTCAGAGTCAGCACTGGTGGAAACGATGCTGGAAACCGCCGCAGAAGTGACGATCGGCCTCGTGTTGGATCGGCCTTATCCAACTGCACCGCCTGTGGCTCCTAATCTCTTTTTACCTGCTGGTCGGCTTTATCATCGTTTGTATCAAAAAGCCAAAACGATGCGAATTCCAATTCGGTTGGATCGGTTTGCTCAGCCACGGCACTTAAGCTTGGGCATGCGACAGGTGGCGAGTTGGTGGCAGGCTAATACCAATATCGAACCGCAGCCGGCGCCAACCGCAAATGTTGCCGATCATGTGCATTTAGCCACTGCGACTGATCCCTATCAGGAATTGCGGCATGTGGCCCAATCTATCTATCAAGCGGTTCGCAACGGAGCACGTTATCGGGATTTTGTGATTATTGCTCGGCGATTAGATCCGTACGCAACGATCATTCCGGCTATTTTTGCTGAATTTCAGATTCCACAATTTACCGACTTGCAGCGGCCGATGAAGGATCATCCCTTGGTGGTGTTAATCGAAAGCCTATTTGCCATCCAGGATCATGACTATCAGTATCAAGACATCATGCGCTTGTTGCATACTGAGCTTTTGTTGCCTCAGGGGATGGCGGTGGCAGATTTTCGTGATGCCGTCGATACCCTCGACAATCATTTGGTTCGAACAGGGATTGCAGGTAAAAGACGCTGGACACAGACAGAACCATGGCGGTATTTTCAGCGTAATCCCGCTGCTGATGAGACAGAAATGGATCCTGAAGCCGATAAAACCGCTCAAATCAATGCCATAAAAACGCTGGTGGCTCAAACTGTGCCGGCCTTACTCAAACAATGGCAGGCAGCTAAAACCGGACTTGAGGCTGCGCGAAGTTTGTACCACTGGTTAACGAAAATTGGGGTAGTGGACCAGTTGAACGCGTGGCGAGAAGCAGCAAGTGCAGCCGGTGAGCTTGCTCGCAGTCGAGCGCACGAACAAGCATGGACCACATTTACCGCTTTGCTGGATGATTACGTTACCATTTTGGGCAACGCTAAGTTTAATCGCGAGCAATTTCATGAGTTGCTTGCTGCCGGCTTTGCCAGTGCGACTTACACACAGATTCCGGCCACACTTGACGCGGTTGTGATTTCAGAAACCGGGTTAGTCCGATTAGCCAAAGCAAAACATGTTTTTGTTATCGGGGCCACCAGCACCGCCATGCCGGATGTTCCCAATGATGACGGCGTTTTAAACAGTGAAGAGCGCCAATTATTAGCTGCACAGTTGCCGGATGACCGCTTTTTACCCGAGCAAGGTCCAACAACAACTTTAGGTGATCCGTTTATCAACTATTTGGGCTTCATGGCCGCCAGCGAGACGTTGACGCTAAGTTACCCCATGCAAAACCCGCAAGAAAATAGTGAAAATCAGGCGTCACCTTATTTTCAGCAACTGAAACGGGCGCTTCATCTCGTGCCCGAAACCTGGGCGCCGGTAACACTCGCGACAACGGTCAAATCTGTCCTTGGCAGCCCGCGGGCAATGTTAAGCGACTTCATTCGGGCTGCCGGTGATGCCCAACAGCAAAAACAACCCCTGAGTCTGGCTTGGCAAAGTGTGTTAAGCGCATTGAAACAAACCGATTTAGCCAACCTGGCCCAACGCCTTGCCGGAAGTTTGACGTATCAAAATGATCCTGGCCGCCTTGATCCACAGCTGGCGGTGCAACTCTATGGCCGCGATATGAATGTTTCCGTGTCGCGATTGGAGACGTATTATCTTAATCATTTCGAATATTTCCTTAAATATGGTTTGCTGCTCCAACCGCGACCGGAATTTGAGCTTTCACCAGCCGACACCGGTAGTCTTTTTCATGCTGTACTTGATCGGTATTTAACGCAATTGCGTGATCAACAACAAAACTTGGCCGATGTTGAACCCGCGGCGATCATGGCTGCCGTACCGCCAATGGTTGCCGAGATTGCCAAACAGCCGGGGTATGAAATCCTCGGCAGTACGTATCGCATGACTTATTTGACCAAGCGCTTAAGTCGACTGCTCATTCAGGTTTTGCTCAACATGCGCCAGCAACAGCAACGCAGCGGCTTCCGCCCGGTGCGCACCGAGCTGCAGTTTGGCCGGATTGGCGATACCAAGGGACTGCCAGGCTTATCATGGCCGTTGCCGCATGGGGGTCGCGTCAATGTTCACGGTAAAATCGATCGGCTTGATATTTATCGCGAACCTGATGCCCGGCGTTTTATTATTGTCGATTATAAAAGTGGGCAACGCCGCTTCGATGATAGTGACGCTTATTATGGCATTGCCTTGCAAATGCTGACTTACATTGAAGCAATGACCAACGTGACAGCAGAGCCACCGTTTGTTCCGGCGGGGGCGCTGTATTTTCACTTGCAGGATCCTAAACTCAAATACACGCCTGAATTGGAACCGGCACTTGAGCGACTCAAAGCCTTCAAGTATCTGGGGTTCTTAGTCGCCGAACACGGAGATGAGCTGGCGGCCGTGGATCGTACCATTTCACCGGAAAGTGGCGGTCGTAGTGAGATTGCACCGCTTGGCTTTAAAAAAGATGGCAGTTTCAATCAAAATCAGTCAAACGTCCTGACTCCCGAGGCGTTGCGGGCTTATTTGGCTCACAATCAGGCGCTGATTATCGATGCAGCCACGCAAATTCTCGCTGGGGATATTGCACTTGAGCCTTTCCAATATGGCCAGTCTTCCACGATTGTCAGTCGCAGCGACTATCAAAGTATTATGCTGTTTGACCCTGCAACCGGTTTTGATCATTACCATCACGTCCCTAAGTTAAAGCGTAAAGACGTGATCGGACGCCTTACCGCTGACCCGACACAAATACCGCATTCTGAAAAGGAGCATCCACAGTCATGA
- the mvaD gene encoding diphosphomevalonate decarboxylase: MTTYARAHTNIALIKYWGKANKQLMLPATSSISLTLNDFYTDTAVTFDPALDQDQFTLNHQMQSPTAVSRFLDHVRHLAQIDTRARVNSLNHVPTAAGLASSASAFAALALATSRAAGLNLTPTALSRLARRGSGSATRSIFGGAVIWHRGSDDQSSFAEPLTIQPTLPLRMLVVTVSDQKKAVSSRTGMANTVATSPYYQAWVQSNEALISPMITALAENDLTTIGALTELSSMRMHAAIMAEEPPFTYFLPETLRAWQLVQEQRALGIPAFATMDAGPNVKILTTAPYVDVLMTALQPVFGDRILSTRLGPDAQVITKEQFNDTESAITSQG, encoded by the coding sequence ATGACAACTTATGCACGTGCGCACACTAACATTGCATTGATCAAATATTGGGGCAAAGCAAATAAGCAACTGATGCTGCCGGCAACCAGCAGTATTTCGCTTACCTTGAATGACTTTTACACGGACACGGCGGTAACTTTTGACCCTGCACTCGATCAGGATCAATTCACGTTAAATCACCAAATGCAGTCGCCTACTGCTGTCAGCCGCTTTTTGGATCATGTTCGGCACCTGGCCCAAATTGATACACGCGCTCGGGTCAACTCGTTGAATCATGTACCGACTGCTGCCGGTTTGGCCAGTTCGGCTTCTGCGTTTGCGGCACTGGCACTGGCTACAAGTCGCGCGGCTGGCCTAAATTTAACCCCTACCGCTTTGTCACGGTTGGCACGTCGCGGCTCAGGGTCGGCCACCCGTTCAATCTTTGGCGGAGCGGTAATTTGGCACCGTGGCAGCGATGATCAATCCTCGTTTGCCGAACCCTTAACCATTCAGCCAACTCTGCCGCTGCGGATGTTGGTCGTCACGGTTTCCGATCAGAAAAAGGCAGTCAGCTCCCGCACCGGCATGGCCAACACGGTTGCGACCAGCCCTTATTACCAGGCATGGGTACAATCGAATGAAGCGTTAATTTCACCTATGATCACGGCATTGGCCGAAAATGATCTGACGACGATTGGTGCACTCACCGAATTATCGAGTATGCGCATGCACGCTGCCATTATGGCTGAGGAGCCGCCGTTCACCTACTTTTTGCCGGAAACTTTACGCGCCTGGCAATTGGTGCAAGAACAACGGGCACTCGGCATTCCGGCGTTTGCCACGATGGATGCCGGACCCAACGTCAAGATCCTCACAACCGCACCGTACGTGGATGTTCTCATGACCGCCTTGCAGCCTGTTTTTGGCGACCGGATTTTGAGCACCCGCCTCGGCCCGGACGCGCAAGTGATTACAAAGGAGCAATTTAATGACACAGAGTCAGCAATCACATCGCAAGGATGA
- the fni gene encoding type 2 isopentenyl-diphosphate Delta-isomerase, which yields MTQSQQSHRKDEHVFLAEKYFQATAHAGFDQVRLLHRALPESSLADVDLTPPIPFGWRWPIYINAMTGGSPQTGKLNAQLGQLAQALDLAIASGSQSVALHDPQLAPTFKTLRDHNPDGFILANIGAGHDQHAAEKAISMLDADALEIHVNAAQEVIMPEGDRDFLWQENIRTIAATASVPVVVKEVGNGFIREDLQTLQQLGIHYVDIGGRGGTNFAVIENARRPHHDFSYLQDWGQTTVESLLEARGLPLTILATGGIRSPLDVIKAQRLGAHAVGISGLVLHHLIQTDYAATLAYFQEFLQQLRQLYALLGVTNWQALQTAPAVLSPELEHYRHVRHLPAI from the coding sequence ATGACACAGAGTCAGCAATCACATCGCAAGGATGAGCACGTCTTTTTAGCGGAAAAATATTTTCAGGCGACTGCGCATGCCGGCTTCGATCAAGTTCGGCTACTACACCGGGCACTTCCGGAATCCTCATTAGCAGATGTTGACTTGACGCCTCCCATTCCTTTTGGCTGGCGTTGGCCGATTTACATTAATGCGATGACAGGAGGTTCCCCGCAAACCGGCAAGCTCAATGCTCAGCTAGGGCAATTAGCTCAGGCGCTTGATCTGGCAATTGCTAGCGGCTCTCAATCCGTGGCCTTACATGATCCCCAATTGGCCCCTACTTTTAAAACGCTGCGTGATCATAATCCGGATGGTTTTATTCTTGCCAATATCGGTGCCGGACACGATCAGCACGCAGCTGAAAAGGCAATTAGTATGTTAGACGCGGATGCACTTGAAATTCACGTCAATGCGGCACAAGAAGTGATCATGCCAGAAGGTGATCGCGACTTTTTGTGGCAGGAAAATATCCGTACCATTGCAGCAACTGCTTCGGTTCCGGTTGTGGTTAAGGAAGTAGGTAACGGCTTCATCCGCGAAGATCTGCAAACCTTGCAGCAACTAGGCATTCATTATGTCGATATCGGCGGGCGCGGCGGCACGAACTTTGCGGTCATCGAAAATGCTCGCCGCCCCCACCACGACTTTTCCTACCTGCAGGATTGGGGACAAACAACCGTTGAGTCACTGCTTGAAGCCCGCGGACTACCGTTAACAATCCTGGCAACCGGTGGCATTCGATCGCCGCTGGATGTCATTAAGGCACAACGCTTGGGGGCGCATGCGGTGGGCATCAGTGGACTGGTGCTGCACCACTTGATTCAAACTGACTATGCGGCTACATTAGCCTACTTTCAGGAATTCCTGCAACAATTACGGCAACTGTATGCATTGCTAGGCGTGACCAACTGGCAAGCACTGCAAACGGCACCGGCTGTGCTCAGTCCTGAATTAGAACATTATCGCCATGTCCGTCACTTGCCAGCAATTTGA
- the mvk gene encoding mevalonate kinase, with protein MKIGTGKSYAKIILIGEHAVVYGEPAIALPVKSIRLLAKVEPIPDGRQEVTSAFFTGDLNAGQLTNFAGIAMLIRQLLVFFNAADQGFHLTITSALPSERGMGSSAATAVAVVRAFYDAFQTSLSHSVLLNWAGISEKALHGNPSGLDAATASAEKPQWFVRGKSLRSIMMPRNGVLLIADTGIAGQTKIAVDQVAQKLKKDPKTYQPLITDIGDAVRQAALALAQDDIITLGQLLNRDQADLAALGVSSPELDRLINVALDNGAYGAKLTGSGMGGCMIALAAADQAPTIIQALKAANAVKVWEYHFETK; from the coding sequence ATGAAAATCGGGACGGGGAAAAGTTACGCAAAAATTATTCTCATTGGCGAGCACGCCGTTGTTTATGGGGAACCGGCCATCGCTTTGCCAGTCAAAAGTATTCGATTATTAGCTAAAGTCGAGCCAATACCTGATGGCCGGCAGGAAGTCACGTCCGCCTTTTTTACCGGCGATTTGAATGCGGGTCAGTTAACCAATTTTGCCGGCATTGCCATGCTCATTCGCCAGCTGCTCGTGTTCTTCAATGCTGCTGATCAAGGCTTTCATCTGACCATTACCAGTGCTTTGCCATCAGAACGGGGCATGGGATCATCCGCAGCGACTGCAGTAGCCGTTGTGCGCGCCTTTTACGATGCGTTTCAAACGTCGCTCAGCCATTCGGTTTTGCTAAACTGGGCCGGGATCTCGGAAAAAGCTTTGCACGGCAACCCCAGCGGCTTGGATGCGGCTACGGCTAGCGCTGAAAAGCCGCAGTGGTTTGTCCGCGGCAAGTCGTTACGATCCATCATGATGCCGCGCAATGGCGTTTTACTGATTGCCGACACTGGGATCGCCGGTCAGACGAAGATTGCGGTTGATCAAGTGGCTCAGAAATTAAAAAAGGACCCGAAAACGTATCAGCCACTGATCACCGACATTGGTGATGCGGTGCGTCAGGCGGCTTTGGCACTGGCACAAGATGACATTATCACCCTAGGACAACTCTTAAATCGAGATCAAGCGGACTTGGCGGCTCTTGGCGTTAGCAGTCCCGAGCTTGATCGACTGATTAATGTTGCCCTTGATAACGGCGCATATGGGGCGAAACTGACCGGTTCCGGCATGGGCGGCTGCATGATTGCCCTTGCCGCCGCGGATCAGGCGCCGACAATTATCCAGGCACTAAAGGCAGCCAATGCCGTTAAAGTCTGGGAATACCACTTTGAAACGAAATGA
- a CDS encoding RsmF rRNA methyltransferase first C-terminal domain-containing protein has product MQLPEAFKEKYTQLLGADASAFLASFDDEPMAGFRRDPAKPWPLDEKTTDPIPWSPWGYYGKVAGNGIDHVSGLVYSQEPSAQFVGTVAAPQKGERVLDLCAAPGGKSTQLASYLGETGLLVSNEINGPRSKVLSGNLERWGSRNILVTNNDPDTLAAAWPQTFDRILVDAPCSGEGMFRKDPDAIQYWHRDYPAECAARQKVILQAAIKMLRPGGSLIYSTCTFSPEEDEQIIAWLLAHYDLTLEPIKKSPGMVAGRPEWADGNPELAKTVRLFPHLVRGEGHFVAKLRLAGELPNEPVKPLKIKPLVKAARDEVTTFFSTSLHKPLTGQFYRHGDFLSLLPKTMIPFDRVKVVRAGLELGSFRKNRFEPSHSIATALDPADFQTVIEVDADGYARYRHGETLTTSLSGKRFVLLTFEHKPFAIGKLVNGTVKNFYPKGLRV; this is encoded by the coding sequence GTGCAACTTCCTGAAGCGTTTAAAGAAAAATATACCCAGTTATTAGGAGCGGACGCCTCGGCTTTTTTGGCTAGTTTTGATGACGAACCAATGGCGGGATTCCGGCGCGATCCGGCTAAACCTTGGCCATTAGACGAAAAGACCACGGATCCCATTCCTTGGAGTCCTTGGGGGTATTATGGCAAAGTTGCCGGAAACGGAATTGATCACGTTTCCGGGCTGGTTTATAGCCAAGAACCCAGTGCGCAATTTGTCGGGACAGTCGCGGCACCGCAAAAAGGGGAGCGCGTGTTGGATTTATGTGCCGCTCCTGGTGGTAAATCCACGCAATTGGCTAGTTATCTTGGTGAAACCGGGTTACTGGTCAGCAATGAAATAAACGGGCCGCGGTCGAAGGTCCTTTCCGGTAATCTCGAACGTTGGGGGAGTCGGAATATTTTAGTGACCAATAATGATCCGGATACGTTAGCCGCAGCCTGGCCGCAGACATTCGATCGGATTTTGGTCGATGCGCCTTGCTCCGGTGAGGGGATGTTTCGCAAAGATCCAGATGCAATTCAGTATTGGCACCGCGACTACCCAGCAGAATGTGCGGCAAGACAAAAAGTCATTCTGCAAGCGGCGATTAAAATGCTGCGGCCAGGCGGAAGTTTGATTTATTCAACCTGCACGTTCAGTCCGGAAGAAGACGAACAAATCATTGCTTGGCTGCTTGCTCACTACGATTTGACGCTCGAACCCATTAAAAAGTCTCCAGGAATGGTTGCTGGTCGACCGGAATGGGCAGATGGCAATCCTGAATTGGCAAAAACAGTGCGGCTGTTTCCACATCTCGTACGCGGTGAAGGCCATTTCGTTGCCAAACTGCGACTTGCGGGTGAATTGCCGAACGAACCAGTAAAACCGCTAAAGATAAAACCTTTAGTGAAAGCCGCGCGGGATGAAGTGACCACTTTTTTCTCGACCAGCTTGCATAAGCCGTTGACCGGACAATTTTACCGCCACGGGGACTTCCTGTCGTTACTCCCGAAAACCATGATTCCGTTTGACCGAGTGAAGGTGGTTCGCGCGGGGCTTGAACTTGGGAGTTTCCGTAAAAACAGGTTTGAACCCAGCCACAGTATCGCAACTGCGCTGGATCCGGCTGATTTTCAAACCGTGATTGAGGTGGATGCCGATGGTTATGCGCGCTACCGTCATGGCGAAACGCTCACGACCTCGCTGTCAGGGAAACGATTCGTCTTACTCACGTTTGAACATAAGCCGTTTGCAATCGGCAAGTTAGTCAATGGAACGGTTAAGAATTTCTATCCAAAAGGGCTGCGAGTTTAG
- a CDS encoding ABC transporter permease, producing MKKLFLIDLLWIGLAILAGLVWSQHDQNEYASQLDHLGMSETAQEYVTKSQRRVTTAVAELAKTDFSGYQVQFVSKQVVYVYQRGTVASLPVETGQWFSNGDFESSLPVTVVGHDLADKLYTGSNNQRYLSVNDQYVPVLGTVGTRKGSPLNKAVFLNASPNTANGGLRLKQVKVYVDGANQHGKALKSILRANKVHRVHFSDSNAATWWRAYGQTALFCVLLLLGAGLLSVLMVVLIGPLQTSGLEINMRARYLRGVLSSCASHVGISLLLGGLFANWWFYYTTRASIWGFLIILTIATVVFLRYLIRRKDRTSATS from the coding sequence GTGAAGAAACTATTCTTAATCGACTTACTATGGATCGGCTTGGCAATTTTGGCTGGTTTGGTGTGGTCGCAGCATGATCAAAATGAATATGCCAGTCAGCTGGATCATCTTGGTATGTCTGAGACTGCCCAGGAATATGTGACGAAGAGTCAGCGGCGGGTGACGACTGCGGTTGCGGAGCTGGCAAAGACTGACTTTTCGGGGTATCAGGTGCAGTTTGTGAGTAAGCAAGTGGTCTACGTGTATCAGCGTGGAACGGTTGCGAGCTTGCCGGTTGAAACTGGTCAATGGTTTTCGAATGGCGATTTTGAATCAAGTTTACCGGTTACGGTTGTCGGTCACGACTTAGCGGATAAACTCTACACTGGCAGCAATAATCAGCGTTATTTGAGCGTGAATGATCAATATGTTCCAGTGTTGGGAACTGTGGGCACGCGTAAGGGTAGTCCGCTGAACAAGGCGGTATTTCTTAATGCGTCACCCAATACCGCAAACGGTGGATTACGCCTCAAGCAGGTAAAAGTCTATGTAGACGGTGCAAATCAGCATGGAAAAGCGCTTAAAAGCATTCTGCGCGCCAATAAAGTTCATCGGGTTCATTTCAGTGATAGCAATGCCGCAACCTGGTGGCGCGCATACGGCCAGACAGCTTTATTCTGTGTGCTTTTATTGTTAGGGGCAGGTTTGCTGAGCGTCCTAATGGTGGTGCTCATCGGACCCTTGCAGACATCGGGACTAGAAATCAACATGCGTGCGCGGTATTTGCGCGGCGTCTTGTCGAGCTGTGCCAGCCACGTCGGCATCAGTTTGCTGCTTGGCGGTTTGTTTGCCAATTGGTGGTTTTACTATACGACCCGCGCCAGCATCTGGGGTTTCTTAATTATTTTAACGATTGCGACCGTTGTTTTCCTGCGATATTTGATTCGGAGAAAGGATCGAACAAGTGCAACTTCCTGA